The Leptospira ryugenii genome includes the window TTCTTTAGGAGAGGCATTTTCAAAACGAGTGAGCACTGTCATTTTTGGGAATTCGACATTTGGTAAGAGGTTTACTGGGATGTGCGGAAGTGAAATCAATCCGAGGGTGGAAAGAAAGAGAAAAACAATTAGGACTGCTCTTTTATGATGGAGAAGTCTGAGATAAAAAGAGGCGATCATCTCGGTTCAATTTGAACTAGGGCGCCATCGTATAAGCGATGAACTCCAGTGACTGCAATAGAATCTCCTACCTCTAATCCGCTTTCCACAATGATGCGGTCTTCCTTCTTTTCACCAATTCTGATCTTTTGTTTGAAAGATCTTCCATCTTTAATGAGAAATACCTCTGCCTCCGTACCATTTGTCTGCAATAAAGATTGTATAGGAACGAGGATCACATTTTGTGAAGGTCCAATGAAAACTTCCGATCGCACGAACATTCCAGGACGTAAAAAGGTTTCTTTTTGTATAAATTCCGCTCTCACTTCCGCTGTATGGGTTTTTTGGTCCACTAAGGGACTAATGCGTTTAACGACTGCTTGCACTTCCTTACCAGGTAGGGAATCAATCGAAACATTCACCATTTGGCCAATTTTTATCTTTCCTACATCCACCTCGTTTACAGTAAAGAGAGCATAAATTCCTTTTTCTGAGATGAGAGTCAGAATCGCAGGTCCCCCACTCCCTCCATTGATTAACTCACCAACATTTTTATTGATTTTGGCTACGATGCCTTGGATTGGACTTTTGACCAATGACTCTTGGATGAGAACCTGAGTACTATCTCGATTCACCGCACTCAATTGGACATTCTTTGCCGCAACCAAGAGTTCAGCCTGTTCAAGTTTTGTATTGATCTTTTGTAAGATTGCCCAATACTGATGGAGATCTTGAGGAATCGATTCTTGATTGGCGAGGATATCCTCATCACGCAAACCGATCGAAATCATCTCTACATCACGATTTGCATTTTTGACAGCAATCTCCTTGGCTTCTAGTTCCAGTTTCAGATTATTTAATTCTTCTTCTGAAATTGCTCCTACAGTCCTAAGTTCTTCCTTTTTTTGGACTATGTTTGCAAATCGTTCGAATTCTAATTGAGATTTTCTGAGGTGATTTTTTCTTTT containing:
- a CDS encoding efflux RND transporter periplasmic adaptor subunit, which produces MLKSFSSLLLNIPFVSKLILSSLVYLGLSILYSNVTWPEIRTKLPLLNRAFYSKHLSVISLYEEFNSKDQENIGDLSSSIFVSILSVQEEAMRPSLTFSSLLEAKEKVELYSKVSGRIEAFYVKEGDHVSNNQKLVQLEHGTFSLELKKQNAIFEASEASYQLAKDKLEMAKKNLQVRYAEYEKRKNHLRKSQLEFERFANIVQKKEELRTVGAISEEELNNLKLELEAKEIAVKNANRDVEMISIGLRDEDILANQESIPQDLHQYWAILQKINTKLEQAELLVAAKNVQLSAVNRDSTQVLIQESLVKSPIQGIVAKINKNVGELINGGSGGPAILTLISEKGIYALFTVNEVDVGKIKIGQMVNVSIDSLPGKEVQAVVKRISPLVDQKTHTAEVRAEFIQKETFLRPGMFVRSEVFIGPSQNVILVPIQSLLQTNGTEAEVFLIKDGRSFKQKIRIGEKKEDRIIVESGLEVGDSIAVTGVHRLYDGALVQIEPR